From a single Desulfuribacillus alkaliarsenatis genomic region:
- a CDS encoding PFL family protein, with the protein MGLALQEIMETIRMVEMENLDIRTVTMGISLKDCAHPDVNIFKKNIYNKITTKAADLKDVADKIQREIGIPIINRRISITPIANVGVKYSSADYVEIAKTLDEAAKKLGIDFIGGFSALVHKGMTPDEQNLILSIPEALTVTERVCGSISVATTKAGINMDAISLVGETIVKAADNSKHINSLACAKLVVFCNPPEDNPFMAGAFHGEGEPDVVINVGVSGPGVVLHALKRYPDADLGEIANVIKKTAFKITRAGELVGRLAAERLGAQFGIIDLSLAPTNATGDSVAEILEEIGVEVCGAPGTTAALALMNDAVKKGGAMATSYAGGLSGAFIPVSEDNGMIAAVEKGALSLSKLEAMTCVCSVGLDMIAVPGDTHPATIAGVIADEAAIGMINKKTTAVRIIPVAGMKAGDMVEFGGLLGRAPIMEVSQYSSEKLVRRGGRIPAPIQALTN; encoded by the coding sequence TTGGGTTTAGCATTACAAGAAATTATGGAAACCATCCGCATGGTCGAGATGGAGAACCTAGATATACGTACAGTAACCATGGGTATAAGCTTAAAAGACTGTGCTCATCCAGATGTGAATATTTTCAAAAAAAACATCTATAATAAAATCACTACAAAGGCTGCGGATCTTAAGGACGTTGCTGATAAGATTCAACGTGAAATTGGCATACCGATTATAAATCGTCGCATATCGATTACACCAATTGCTAATGTTGGTGTAAAGTATTCGTCAGCAGATTATGTAGAAATAGCTAAGACCTTGGATGAAGCTGCAAAGAAGTTGGGTATTGACTTCATAGGAGGTTTTTCGGCATTAGTACATAAAGGTATGACACCTGATGAGCAGAACTTGATTTTGTCAATACCAGAAGCATTAACAGTGACTGAAAGGGTATGTGGTTCAATATCTGTAGCCACAACTAAAGCAGGGATTAACATGGACGCCATCTCCTTAGTCGGAGAGACGATTGTTAAGGCTGCAGATAATTCAAAACATATTAACAGCTTAGCCTGTGCGAAGCTTGTAGTCTTTTGTAATCCGCCAGAGGACAACCCATTTATGGCAGGTGCCTTCCATGGAGAAGGAGAACCAGATGTAGTAATCAATGTCGGTGTAAGTGGACCTGGTGTGGTACTTCATGCACTTAAGCGTTACCCTGATGCTGATCTTGGTGAAATAGCTAACGTTATTAAGAAAACTGCATTTAAAATCACCCGTGCTGGTGAACTAGTTGGTAGACTAGCAGCCGAGAGATTAGGTGCCCAGTTTGGAATTATTGATTTATCACTAGCCCCAACTAATGCAACAGGCGATAGTGTAGCTGAAATATTAGAAGAGATAGGTGTGGAAGTCTGTGGTGCTCCAGGCACGACTGCAGCCCTAGCTCTAATGAATGACGCTGTCAAGAAGGGTGGAGCAATGGCGACATCATATGCTGGTGGTTTAAGTGGTGCCTTCATTCCTGTAAGTGAAGACAATGGAATGATAGCCGCTGTAGAAAAGGGTGCGTTAAGCCTAAGTAAGCTTGAAGCAATGACCTGTGTCTGCTCTGTTGGACTAGATATGATAGCAGTACCTGGTGACACCCATCCAGCTACTATAGCTGGTGTTATAGCTGATGAAGCAGCAATCGGTATGATTAATAAGAAAACTACCGCAGTCCGTATAATCCCAGTAGCGGGTATGAAAGCTGGAGATATGGTCGAGTTTGGTGGGCTACTAGGTAGAGCGCCAATCATGGAGGTCAGTCAATACTCTAGCGAGAAGCTGGTGCGCCGTGGTGGACGAATTCCTGCTCCGATTCAAGCCCTAACTAATTAA
- a CDS encoding TorD/DmsD family molecular chaperone, which translates to MTQDVLAPERAREAAFKLLSVCYELPSSEMNKVQLFQGLIQTLELLESDAVEEAKAMKKIADETDNWLPLQIAFSKLFVGPLKLLAAPYGSVYLDKGRQIMAQSTMDVQVFYNKAGIGIDKDKKEIPDHIKVELEAMYVLCFKARVAEQEGDIDEAARFTKLQNEMLVEHLSTWVGEFTNDVEKETPHDFYKHLARVTRTFINEEKARVTA; encoded by the coding sequence ATGACACAAGACGTTTTAGCACCAGAAAGAGCAAGGGAAGCAGCTTTTAAGCTATTATCAGTTTGTTACGAGTTACCTTCATCAGAAATGAATAAGGTTCAGTTGTTTCAAGGCCTGATTCAGACACTCGAATTGCTAGAAAGTGACGCTGTTGAGGAAGCAAAAGCAATGAAAAAAATAGCAGACGAAACAGATAACTGGCTACCACTACAAATTGCATTCTCTAAACTGTTTGTAGGGCCATTGAAGCTGCTAGCAGCACCTTATGGTTCAGTATACCTGGATAAAGGACGCCAGATTATGGCACAATCGACAATGGATGTGCAAGTGTTTTATAACAAAGCTGGAATTGGCATTGATAAAGACAAAAAAGAAATACCAGACCATATTAAAGTTGAATTAGAAGCTATGTACGTATTATGTTTTAAAGCACGTGTTGCTGAACAAGAAGGAGATATAGATGAGGCAGCTCGATTTACAAAGCTACAAAATGAAATGCTAGTAGAGCATTTATCTACTTGGGTTGGAGAATTTACTAATGATGTAGAGAAAGAAACACCACATGATTTTTATAAGCATTTAGCACGTGTAACTAGAACTTTTATAAATGAAGAAAAAGCTCGCGTAACAGCATAG
- a CDS encoding molybdopterin-dependent oxidoreductase: protein MNLTRRGFLKTSALTGVTAIALLGCDDAVTDTIVEDTTPIGNLAEGKWVGAGCTGCTSWCTSQAYVVNGRVLKVRGNVNSKSNKKNNCPRMHLGIQQMYDPDRISSPMKRTNPNKGRNEDPGFVPISWNEAMTTIAQKHKELIDAGETHKFVLFRGRYTNNNDLNYGRMVRLLGSPNNISHSSICAEAEKFGPMYTEGFGGYRDYDLDYAKYVLCWGMDPLCTNRQVSNWLNKWGNVLDRATVAVVEPRLTSTASKAHEWLPVNSGYDAPVALAIAHVALVEGLWYKGFVGDFTDGVNKFVAGQEVDEASFDEKHTHGIVKWWNHELKDRTPEWAAQLSGVPVEQIIRVARGMGAAAPAVCVMMGGGAVMQQRGGYTSMAIHALAGIFGGSDNQGGTQQNPPGALQGLPGADDFNLSVPDSQKIDQRGYLEWPNLATGSTGVNLNRVADAILAENPYDIKLAYGYWVNTPYSCPEPDRWERALAKVPFFVHHVVHMAEMSWYADILLPSTHSNFEQWGSLHQKQDLHMHVWLARPIDKPFPEAKNPETEYVWLLGEKLAELGVSNLIDYCKTLVDPETGNPATSAEEFDKIVTKIRTQPAWDPALERPGNLGSWEQFVEVGVWNSTKYVYRSKWDNYATVTKKFEFYSETLKDRLQKFADNVTNYKAAATIDEVIAATNYTATGDLRFLPHYEEPIIEGNSSEYPLVFVDHKARLNREGRAANTSWYQEFSDVDFGREKWGDTVILHPSDVTRLGLADGDSVVITSPTGQVRNVKVRAWEGTVPGHAVKAYGQGHWNFGRNADGIGGNNNDVIPAVYEHLSGSTVFYASTRVKVEKA, encoded by the coding sequence ATGAATTTAACAAGAAGAGGTTTTCTTAAGACCTCAGCGCTTACTGGTGTTACAGCAATCGCTTTACTAGGTTGTGATGACGCAGTAACGGACACAATTGTGGAGGACACAACTCCAATTGGTAATCTAGCAGAAGGTAAGTGGGTAGGTGCTGGTTGTACTGGTTGTACTTCATGGTGTACATCTCAAGCTTACGTTGTTAATGGACGTGTATTAAAGGTTCGTGGTAACGTAAATTCTAAGAGTAACAAGAAGAACAACTGTCCAAGAATGCACTTAGGTATTCAGCAAATGTACGATCCAGATCGTATTAGCTCACCTATGAAGCGTACTAATCCGAACAAAGGTCGCAATGAAGACCCAGGTTTTGTGCCAATTTCTTGGAATGAAGCAATGACTACAATTGCGCAAAAGCACAAAGAGTTAATTGATGCTGGTGAAACCCATAAGTTCGTATTATTTAGAGGTCGTTACACGAATAACAATGACTTAAACTACGGTCGTATGGTTCGCTTACTAGGATCTCCTAACAATATTTCTCATTCATCGATTTGTGCTGAAGCAGAGAAGTTTGGTCCTATGTACACAGAAGGATTTGGCGGATACCGCGACTACGATTTAGATTATGCTAAATATGTTTTATGCTGGGGAATGGACCCATTATGTACTAACCGTCAGGTTTCTAACTGGTTAAACAAATGGGGCAATGTGTTAGACCGTGCTACTGTAGCTGTAGTAGAGCCACGCTTAACTTCAACTGCAAGTAAAGCACATGAATGGCTACCTGTTAATTCTGGTTACGATGCTCCAGTTGCATTAGCAATTGCACACGTAGCTTTAGTTGAAGGATTATGGTACAAAGGATTTGTTGGAGATTTCACAGATGGTGTTAACAAGTTCGTAGCAGGTCAAGAAGTTGACGAAGCTAGCTTTGATGAAAAACATACACACGGTATAGTTAAGTGGTGGAACCATGAGCTTAAAGATAGAACTCCAGAATGGGCAGCTCAATTATCTGGCGTTCCAGTTGAGCAAATTATTCGTGTAGCACGTGGTATGGGTGCAGCAGCTCCTGCAGTTTGCGTAATGATGGGTGGAGGAGCCGTAATGCAACAGCGCGGTGGATACACATCGATGGCAATCCATGCATTAGCAGGTATCTTTGGTGGATCTGATAACCAAGGTGGAACACAACAAAATCCTCCTGGAGCGCTTCAAGGATTACCAGGCGCGGACGATTTCAATCTTTCTGTTCCAGATTCACAAAAAATTGACCAACGTGGATATTTAGAGTGGCCAAACTTAGCTACAGGTTCTACAGGCGTTAACTTGAACAGAGTAGCGGATGCTATCTTAGCAGAAAATCCGTACGATATTAAATTAGCTTATGGATATTGGGTTAACACACCATATTCTTGTCCTGAACCTGACCGTTGGGAGAGAGCATTAGCTAAAGTTCCATTCTTTGTTCACCATGTAGTGCATATGGCAGAGATGAGTTGGTACGCTGATATTCTATTACCATCAACTCATTCTAACTTTGAGCAATGGGGATCGTTACATCAGAAGCAAGATTTACACATGCACGTATGGTTAGCTAGACCAATAGACAAGCCATTCCCAGAGGCGAAGAACCCTGAGACTGAGTATGTATGGTTATTAGGAGAAAAGTTAGCTGAACTTGGAGTGTCTAACCTTATTGATTACTGCAAAACATTAGTTGATCCTGAAACTGGCAACCCTGCAACTTCAGCTGAAGAGTTTGATAAAATAGTAACAAAGATTAGAACACAACCAGCATGGGATCCAGCACTTGAAAGACCTGGAAACTTAGGAAGCTGGGAGCAGTTCGTAGAAGTAGGTGTATGGAACTCTACAAAATATGTATACAGATCTAAGTGGGATAACTATGCTACAGTAACTAAGAAATTTGAGTTCTATAGTGAAACCTTAAAAGATCGTTTACAGAAGTTTGCTGATAATGTAACAAACTACAAAGCTGCTGCTACAATTGATGAAGTAATAGCAGCAACAAACTATACTGCAACAGGAGATCTTCGTTTCTTGCCTCACTATGAGGAGCCAATTATCGAAGGTAATTCATCTGAATACCCATTAGTATTCGTTGACCACAAAGCTCGCTTAAATCGTGAAGGTCGTGCCGCTAACACCTCATGGTATCAAGAGTTTTCTGACGTAGACTTTGGTAGAGAAAAGTGGGGCGATACAGTTATCTTGCACCCATCAGATGTTACAAGATTAGGACTTGCTGATGGAGACAGCGTTGTAATTACTTCACCAACAGGTCAAGTTAGAAATGTTAAAGTACGTGCTTGGGAAGGCACCGTTCCTGGCCATGCAGTTAAAGCATACGGTCAAGGACACTGGAACTTCGGTAGAAATGCAGATGGTATCGGTGGTAATAACAACGATGTTATACCTGCTGTATATGAGCACTTAAGTGGTTCGACAGTATTCTACGCTTCTACAAGAGTAAAAGTAGAAAAGGCGTAA
- a CDS encoding YcdB/YcdC domain-containing protein, which yields MHTKGNKQLSLKIILSTLALSLVIVSPIHNLFAMEIMPINVKEQIAIKEQLTEKKSNNEVISNEEITNRGLLTAEQALVRAKELFDIPKEFDSVHSNFQEDVNVSSWSFRWFSTIDQHGELTIRIDAKTGTVINYHHYNPSEYYDRQYQSYIPKHTWEQGRQIAEDVVERFSGKSAGEYQLISEPQYPLYKGLKHYEYRFEQLVDGIPFKGQNIQVTINADTGIVRSYYMQWIEGLDTNITNTINKTIAEDLFIDKNGMELAYIVPFTAKRDERNSVKLVYRPIKASQFAVDATSGEVFEPAHYLDRFGYGGMMETREDAAKGLDGFEQAELESLSGLLSQEQALLRAESYVDIPSNYRHVYSNMERSWDFPQNRSWNFRWEYYEESEEKLKHGTIEIGIDAMSGKLVRLIKYQYPEENQRLEEHQLLIKDEETAVKKAQEYISKHYPEHINSLKHVKSEGWKMLEGQELPLTYHLRFQRTVNGIVFDQNVVVINIDAQTGDVQYFQIVWADYDFPNPTNLINEERIQQQFLSDNPLELHFIRDFNQQEQSMDTKLVYTFTNLENTLYDAKTGKVLDYFGEEKKMQDVVFKDLDNHWAKEDIRFLQKYGVLPFTDEFLQPNKAITQREFVEILMKIERPYTRDFSTKEVNSFVTERRLYINDNESNWAANSSLNREEMAHLLIKFLNYDEVAMLDIFKESFADHDQISANRKGAVAIMNGLGIMTGGSNNLFMPHKEATRAEAVVTVAKLLQK from the coding sequence ATGCACACTAAAGGCAATAAACAATTATCACTAAAAATTATTTTAAGCACGCTTGCACTATCTCTAGTTATCGTTTCACCAATACATAATCTATTTGCAATGGAAATAATGCCGATTAATGTGAAAGAACAGATTGCAATTAAAGAACAATTAACTGAAAAGAAAAGCAATAATGAAGTAATCAGCAACGAAGAAATAACTAATAGGGGTCTCTTAACGGCGGAACAAGCCCTCGTACGTGCTAAGGAATTATTTGATATACCAAAGGAATTTGATTCTGTACATTCGAATTTTCAAGAGGATGTTAATGTAAGCTCTTGGAGCTTTCGCTGGTTTTCAACAATAGATCAGCATGGTGAGCTAACAATTAGAATTGATGCTAAAACGGGAACAGTTATTAATTATCACCATTACAATCCGTCTGAGTATTATGACAGACAATATCAAAGCTATATACCTAAGCACACCTGGGAGCAAGGTAGGCAGATAGCTGAGGATGTAGTGGAAAGATTCTCGGGTAAGTCTGCTGGCGAGTATCAATTAATAAGTGAGCCTCAGTATCCCCTGTATAAAGGCTTAAAGCATTACGAATATCGTTTTGAGCAATTAGTCGATGGGATTCCTTTTAAAGGGCAGAATATACAGGTAACTATCAACGCTGATACAGGGATAGTTAGAAGTTATTACATGCAATGGATTGAAGGCTTAGATACCAATATTACTAATACAATTAATAAAACAATTGCAGAGGATTTATTTATAGATAAAAATGGTATGGAGCTTGCTTACATTGTTCCATTTACCGCAAAACGTGATGAGCGTAATAGCGTAAAACTTGTGTACCGACCTATTAAAGCGTCTCAATTTGCTGTTGACGCTACTTCAGGTGAGGTTTTTGAACCAGCGCACTATTTAGACCGTTTTGGTTATGGTGGTATGATGGAAACCAGAGAAGATGCAGCGAAAGGACTGGACGGGTTTGAGCAGGCTGAGCTTGAATCTTTATCTGGCTTATTAAGTCAAGAGCAAGCGTTGTTGAGAGCGGAATCTTATGTAGATATACCAAGTAATTACAGACATGTGTATAGTAATATGGAAAGAAGCTGGGACTTTCCACAGAATCGTAGCTGGAATTTCCGCTGGGAGTACTATGAAGAATCAGAAGAAAAGCTAAAGCATGGCACAATAGAGATCGGTATTGATGCGATGAGTGGAAAATTAGTGCGCTTAATTAAATATCAATATCCAGAAGAGAATCAAAGACTAGAAGAGCATCAGTTACTCATCAAAGATGAAGAAACAGCCGTTAAAAAGGCTCAGGAGTACATTTCTAAACATTATCCAGAGCATATAAATAGTTTAAAGCACGTCAAATCTGAGGGATGGAAAATGCTTGAAGGTCAGGAGCTTCCGTTAACCTATCATTTACGATTTCAAAGAACAGTGAACGGGATAGTGTTTGACCAGAATGTAGTAGTTATTAACATAGATGCGCAAACTGGCGATGTGCAGTATTTTCAAATCGTATGGGCAGACTATGATTTTCCAAATCCTACGAATTTGATTAATGAGGAACGAATTCAACAGCAGTTTTTATCAGACAACCCATTAGAGCTGCATTTTATACGTGACTTTAATCAGCAAGAGCAATCAATGGACACTAAGCTTGTGTACACATTTACAAACCTAGAGAACACACTCTATGATGCGAAGACTGGTAAGGTATTAGACTATTTCGGTGAAGAGAAAAAAATGCAAGATGTTGTATTTAAGGATTTAGATAATCATTGGGCTAAGGAAGACATACGGTTTTTGCAAAAGTACGGTGTGCTACCGTTTACTGATGAATTTTTGCAGCCTAACAAAGCAATCACACAGAGAGAATTCGTGGAAATATTAATGAAAATTGAACGTCCATATACAAGGGATTTCTCTACGAAGGAAGTAAATTCATTTGTAACAGAACGCAGGTTATATATTAATGACAACGAGAGCAATTGGGCTGCTAATTCTAGTTTAAATAGGGAAGAAATGGCGCACTTACTGATTAAATTCTTGAACTATGATGAAGTAGCAATGCTTGACATCTTTAAAGAATCATTTGCAGACCATGATCAAATATCGGCCAATCGCAAGGGTGCAGTAGCTATTATGAACGGACTAGGCATTATGACAGGTGGTAGCAATAATCTGTTCATGCCACATAAAGAAGCAACACGGGCTGAAGCAGTTGTAACCGTAGCAAAGCTATTGCAAAAATAG
- a CDS encoding 4Fe-4S dicluster domain-containing protein, which yields MTKYAMVIDQQKCTGCAGCSIACKGENNIADGIFWSHYKQQTTGTFPNVKLEYISTLCNHCTDAPCVEVCPTTPKSMYKADNGMTKYNSDTCISCRMCERSCPYEQISFNAEAPTFDGKYETAKPLYTNPDRDLTAEGGTKGIRKQGHVEKCTFCDHRVANGQVPRCVETCPADARVFGDLDDPNSQVSRLINNNEYFVLQPETGAKPNVYYIKSYSPKA from the coding sequence GTGACTAAATATGCAATGGTAATCGATCAGCAAAAATGCACAGGTTGTGCGGGATGCTCAATCGCTTGTAAAGGCGAAAACAATATTGCTGACGGAATCTTCTGGTCTCACTATAAACAACAAACAACGGGTACTTTCCCTAATGTTAAATTAGAGTATATTTCAACTTTATGTAATCATTGCACGGATGCTCCGTGTGTAGAGGTTTGCCCTACTACTCCAAAGTCAATGTATAAGGCTGATAATGGAATGACTAAGTACAATTCTGATACTTGCATTAGCTGTCGCATGTGTGAAAGAAGCTGCCCATATGAGCAAATTTCTTTCAATGCTGAGGCTCCAACATTTGATGGAAAATATGAGACAGCAAAACCTCTTTATACTAACCCAGACCGTGACTTAACGGCTGAAGGTGGTACTAAAGGTATTCGTAAGCAAGGTCATGTTGAGAAGTGTACTTTCTGTGATCATCGTGTAGCTAATGGCCAAGTACCTCGTTGTGTAGAAACTTGCCCAGCTGACGCTCGAGTTTTTGGAGATTTAGATGATCCAAATAGTCAAGTAAGTCGACTAATCAATAACAACGAATATTTCGTATTGCAACCAGAGACTGGCGCAAAACCAAATGTTTATTACATTAAATCATACTCTCCGAAAGCATAG
- a CDS encoding 4Fe-4S dicluster domain-containing protein translates to MGLFSRFINKYMEKKLVDCPIEIDKERCTAIGQLCQQICVHSCPNQAIAEGAKSIDEALCQGCGNCVTSCPNGAISFVSLHDDTILRNIIHHCKDKTTVRLSCNNSKHHKTLKNHKNSKSNQDDFDIERLTSINVDCLSRIHPGLMLAPLAVDAKYVWVDVSGCKDCPKNRENKVLENINYNFTEATEWLTQLEVDEARLMLASHLPEPILIATKKEIEQSSNYNRRDFFKNIGKGVRSNSVGVFGDVADQLVSDEIKKERRKIAQNQRTKSAPVQREILLEVIKKLAGKKTISGDLYYFDKLSIADGCNLCSICSRLCPTGAIELVKDKENQTGKIIYKPYNCLGCHKCESICPSKKIKYTDKIKIHSFVNKEQMLVLKTELVKCVKCKDYFHKQLEKDGKCTICQR, encoded by the coding sequence ATGGGCTTGTTTTCAAGGTTTATAAACAAATATATGGAGAAGAAACTTGTTGATTGCCCTATCGAAATTGATAAAGAGCGCTGCACTGCCATCGGTCAGCTTTGCCAGCAAATTTGTGTTCATAGCTGTCCTAATCAGGCAATTGCAGAAGGTGCTAAATCAATTGATGAAGCCCTGTGTCAAGGGTGTGGAAATTGTGTAACCAGTTGCCCCAATGGTGCCATTTCCTTTGTCAGCTTACATGATGATACCATTTTAAGAAATATTATTCATCATTGTAAGGATAAAACAACGGTAAGACTGAGCTGTAATAACTCGAAACACCATAAAACTTTGAAGAACCATAAAAATAGCAAATCAAATCAGGATGATTTTGACATAGAGCGATTGACGAGCATCAATGTTGACTGCTTATCTAGAATCCATCCAGGCTTAATGCTTGCCCCATTAGCAGTCGATGCTAAATATGTTTGGGTAGATGTATCAGGCTGCAAGGATTGTCCGAAAAATCGCGAAAATAAAGTATTAGAAAATATCAATTATAATTTCACAGAAGCAACAGAGTGGCTAACACAGCTAGAGGTTGATGAAGCGCGTTTAATGCTAGCTTCACACCTGCCTGAGCCAATACTTATTGCAACAAAAAAAGAAATTGAGCAGTCAAGTAATTATAATCGTAGAGATTTCTTTAAAAACATTGGAAAAGGTGTTAGATCAAATAGCGTTGGTGTATTTGGGGATGTAGCAGATCAGCTTGTTTCTGATGAAATCAAGAAGGAGCGTAGAAAAATCGCCCAAAATCAACGCACGAAAAGTGCTCCAGTGCAACGGGAAATTCTATTAGAAGTAATTAAAAAGCTAGCTGGGAAAAAGACTATTTCAGGGGATCTTTATTATTTTGATAAATTATCAATAGCAGATGGCTGTAATCTATGTAGTATATGCAGCCGTTTATGTCCAACAGGGGCAATTGAATTAGTAAAAGATAAAGAGAATCAAACAGGAAAAATCATATACAAACCATATAATTGTCTAGGGTGTCACAAGTGTGAGTCAATCTGCCCTAGTAAAAAAATTAAGTACACTGATAAAATAAAGATACATTCATTTGTTAATAAAGAGCAGATGCTGGTACTTAAGACTGAACTAGTAAAGTGTGTAAAATGTAAAGATTATTTCCATAAACAATTAGAAAAAGATGGAAAATGCACAATTTGTCAGAGATAA
- a CDS encoding glycosyltransferase family 4 protein yields the protein MKIVIASPYLNSMRGNTMTAKRIINTLEDTGVDVTGINYNDQDSISDNIKHIVKSDCIHILNPIRYLQSEMYKKQMHVTNKYGITFTGTDLNVYLATYHNQVLELLSGAAFITVFHEQAYNCLIAKFPSISSKTHIVGQGYYELGSDIQKSGNADEILEFIKLSQQQGKCVLVLPAGVRKIKRIQWAIELVANYNKLNNNKLNSTQLVLCVIGPVIEAEEYERVTILTRENPHIRYFKSIHQKELIEIIRISDILINSSESEGQSIAIIEAFYQRTPVIASRCPGNEQMIEHGKNGYLFNAEEEFNTAVDAFINKPDQTLIIVDTAHELAKANYSTENEIAQYIQLYRG from the coding sequence TTGAAAATTGTAATTGCTAGCCCATATTTAAACTCAATGCGTGGAAACACAATGACTGCAAAAAGAATAATTAACACCTTAGAAGATACTGGTGTTGATGTAACTGGCATTAACTATAATGATCAAGATAGTATCTCAGATAATATAAAGCACATAGTTAAGAGTGACTGTATACATATACTTAACCCAATTCGCTACTTGCAGTCAGAAATGTACAAAAAACAGATGCATGTTACTAATAAGTACGGCATTACCTTTACAGGAACTGACTTGAATGTATATTTAGCCACATACCATAATCAAGTTCTAGAGTTGTTAAGTGGAGCCGCATTCATTACCGTATTTCATGAGCAAGCCTATAATTGTCTTATAGCTAAGTTTCCTAGCATTAGTTCTAAAACCCATATTGTAGGTCAAGGTTATTATGAATTAGGCTCAGATATTCAGAAGAGTGGGAATGCAGATGAGATTTTAGAATTCATTAAATTATCGCAGCAGCAGGGTAAGTGTGTGCTTGTACTACCTGCGGGTGTGCGCAAGATAAAGCGTATACAATGGGCAATTGAGTTAGTAGCTAATTACAATAAACTCAACAATAATAAACTTAATAGCACTCAACTGGTGCTGTGTGTAATTGGCCCAGTAATTGAGGCAGAGGAGTATGAGCGGGTAACTATACTTACACGGGAAAATCCCCACATAAGATATTTTAAAAGCATTCATCAAAAAGAGCTGATAGAAATCATAAGAATATCCGATATATTAATAAATTCTTCAGAGTCGGAAGGTCAATCGATAGCAATCATAGAAGCTTTTTATCAGCGCACACCAGTCATAGCTAGTAGGTGTCCAGGGAACGAACAAATGATTGAGCACGGCAAAAACGGCTATTTATTCAATGCTGAAGAAGAATTTAATACAGCAGTCGATGCTTTTATAAATAAACCTGATCAGACACTAATAATAGTTGACACAGCCCATGAGTTGGCAAAAGCTAATTATTCTACTGAGAACGAAATCGCTCAATATATTCAATTGTATAGGGGGTAG
- a CDS encoding DUF2225 domain-containing protein, which translates to MDKQQIEPIYQVSVTCPNCTFESKTSKVRSSFVKTKKTDTDFCIHYEGENPDFYLVRVCIACGYAYTDNFKFTTLGKQLQERLNSIITQKWNNHDYGGRRTLKDAITVYKLALLCAQLTEQSDVIIGGLCFKLACFYRFKDNVEQEQRFLQYALDSYMNFFQNESNVNVNEAKMIYLMAEIQRRLGDYRGAVKWFDKVIKDKSITDVGIIRKSREQWQVARDQLREQEARLKAEKE; encoded by the coding sequence ATGGATAAACAGCAGATTGAGCCAATATATCAAGTTTCCGTTACCTGTCCTAATTGTACCTTTGAATCCAAAACAAGTAAAGTTCGTAGCAGCTTTGTAAAAACAAAAAAAACTGATACAGATTTTTGTATTCATTATGAGGGTGAAAACCCTGACTTTTATCTAGTACGCGTGTGTATAGCATGCGGCTATGCATATACAGATAATTTCAAGTTTACGACACTAGGAAAACAGCTTCAGGAGCGCCTTAATAGTATCATAACCCAAAAATGGAACAACCATGATTACGGTGGTAGACGCACTTTAAAAGATGCTATTACTGTATATAAACTAGCACTTTTATGTGCTCAATTAACAGAGCAAAGTGATGTTATCATTGGAGGTCTATGCTTCAAACTTGCTTGTTTTTATCGCTTTAAAGATAATGTTGAACAGGAGCAGCGGTTTTTACAGTACGCTTTAGATTCATATATGAATTTTTTCCAAAACGAATCAAACGTTAATGTTAATGAGGCTAAGATGATTTATCTGATGGCTGAAATCCAAAGACGGCTTGGCGATTATCGTGGCGCTGTCAAATGGTTTGACAAAGTTATTAAGGACAAATCCATCACTGATGTTGGAATTATTCGCAAATCTAGAGAGCAATGGCAGGTAGCTAGGGATCAGCTCAGAGAACAAGAAGCTAGACTTAAAGCAGAGAAAGAGTAA
- a CDS encoding ACT domain-containing protein — MEQTKGNRVVISVVGQDQKGIIAKVTAILADKNVNILDISQTIMQGFFTMVMVVDVKDYNGDIDSLATYFKPLEEEMGLKIRLQHEDIFNFMHRI, encoded by the coding sequence GTGGAACAAACTAAAGGAAATCGCGTAGTAATAAGTGTAGTTGGACAAGATCAAAAGGGTATTATTGCTAAGGTGACTGCTATATTAGCAGATAAAAATGTAAATATTCTAGACATAAGCCAAACTATTATGCAGGGGTTTTTTACAATGGTAATGGTCGTTGACGTTAAGGATTACAATGGCGACATAGATTCTCTAGCGACATACTTCAAGCCACTAGAAGAAGAAATGGGTCTAAAAATTCGTCTGCAGCATGAAGATATCTTTAACTTTATGCACCGCATATAG